Proteins encoded in a region of the Ziziphus jujuba cultivar Dongzao chromosome 3, ASM3175591v1 genome:
- the LOC107422206 gene encoding phenylacetaldehyde reductase has translation MSGEKKVVCVTGASGYIASWLVKLLLERGFIVKASVRNPDDPKKTEHLLSLEGAKERLHLLRADLLEEGSFDALVEGCEGVFHTAAPAMLSTNDPQAEIIEPTVKGTLNVLRSCVKVPSVKRVVITSSMASVFDNRKPLNSDEVVDETWFSDPVYCKEKKNWYVLSKILAEKAAWKFAKENGIDLVTIHPGIVIGPLLQPTLNLSLAIVLNLIKDGGKTSPLSVFSTADVRDVAFTHIQAFEVPSASGRYCVVGHVLHNYEALKILKELYPALSIPEECEDEKALFPKPQMSKEKAKSLGVNFTPLEVSFRDAVESLKEKGFIDI, from the exons atgAGTGGAGAAAAAAAGGTCGTGTGTGTAACGGGAGCTTCGGGTTACATAGCATCATGGCTTGTGAAGCTTTTACTAGAACGTGGATTCATTGTCAAAGCCTCTGTTCGTAACCCAG ATGATCCAAAGAAAACAGAACACTTGCTCTCACTTGAGGGAGCTAAGGAAAGACTTCATTTGTTGAGGGCAGATTTATTGGAAGAAGGTTCTTTCGATGCTTTAGTTGAGGGATGCGAAGGTGTTTTTCATACTGCAGCCCCTGCAATGCTTTCAACCAACGATCCACAG GCAGAAATAATTGAACCTACAGTGAAGGGAACGCTAAATGTTCTCAGATCATGTGTAAAAGTTCCTTCTGTAAAGAGAGTGGTTATAACATCTTCCATGGCTTCAGTTTTCGACAACAGAAAACCTCTGAATTCCGATGAGGTAGTAGATGAGACATGGTTTTCAGATCCTGTATATTGTAAGGAAAAGAag aaTTGGTATGTGCTTTCAAAAATTTTAGCTGAAAAGGCCGCTTGGAAATTCGCAAAAGAAAATGGTATTGACTTGGTGACCATACATCCAGGGATAGTGATTGGTCCTCTTTTACAGCCAACTCTTAATCTCTCGTTAGCGATAGTTCTGAATCTCATTAAGG ATGGAGGTAAAACATCTCCCCTTTCAGTTTTTAGCACCGCTGATGTTCGAGATGTTGCATTCACACATATTCAAGCATTCGAGGTTCCTTCTGCTAGTGGAAGATATTGTGTAGTAGGACACGTTCTGCACAATTATGAGGCCTTGAAGATTTTAAAAGAGCTCTACCCTGCTTTAAGCATTCCTGAAGA GTGTGAAGATGAGAAGGCCTTGTTTCCAAAACCCCAAATGTCAAAAGAGAAAGCAAAAAGTTTGGGTGTTAACTTCACTCCTTTGGAAGTGAGTTTTAGGGACGCTGTGGAAAGCCTAAAGGAGAAGGGTTTTATTGACATTTAG